CGTCCGGCGCGAATCACCGCGCCGGACGCCCTCGCGCTACCGTGCATCGGCCCCCGACGCCGCGCTGCCCGGCAACGCCTGCCGGACGCCGTCGACCAGCGCCTGCGCGGCGCCCGCCACGATCGCCGTATCGACGCCATCGGTCTGCCACTCGTCCTGCCCGTTCTTCGAGAACACCAGCGAGGCGCGCGCCGACGACGCGTCGTCGGCCTTGCCCGAGTGCCACGCGATCACCACCTCGCAGGTATAGGCGTGCTCGGCCGTCTTGCGGCAAGGCCCGTCCTCGCGGATCGAGGCGATGTCGGCGGCCACCGGCAGCGGCCGCCCGAGGAACGCGTTCACGGGGCCGTGATTCTCGGCGTCGAGCGCCTGGCGCACCGCGGCGTCGATATCGGCCGGCGCGGGGCCGTCGTGAAACCAGCCGCAGGCGGCCATCAGCGGCGCGAGCGCGCCGGCGAGCAACAGGGTACGAACTTTCATCGACTGGATCCTTCGAGCCGCCCGCCGCGCGCCGCCCCTCGCGACGCGCCCGGCCGGGCTGCGGGCGCAGTGTGCCCCGGCACGCGGAGCGCTGCCGTATCGAATCGTAAGCATTTGTTCGCCGGCACCGGCGCGGCGCCTATACTGGACGTTCCCGGCCGCCGGCCGGCCCGCGGCACCACCGCCCCGATCCCGCCACAGGAGGCCCGATGTTCTATCTGCTGACCTACGATCTGGTCGACAACTATCCCGAACGCCGCGGCATGTATCGCGAGGAACACCTCGCGCTCGCGGAGGCCGCGACCGCGCGCGGCGAGCTGCTGCTCGGCGGCGCGCTTGCCGACCCGGCCGACTGCGCGGTGCTGCTGTTCACGGGCGACACGCCGGCCGCCGCCGAGGCGTTCGCGGCGGCGGACCCCTACGTGCGCAACGGGCTCGTGCGGCAGTGGCAGGTGCGGCTCTGGAACGTCGCCGCCGGCCATTACGCGAAGCTCTGATCGCGCGCCCGACGCCACCCGTGCCCGCCCCCCGCCCAGGCGGGCCGGCCGCCGGCGCTCACAGCCAGCCGGCGCGCCGGAAGCGCCACCACAGCGCGAGATCGGCCACCGCCATCACGCCGAGGCAGGCATAGAAACCGAAGCGCCAGTGCAGCTCCGGAATGTTGTTGAAGTTCATCCCGTAGATGCCGGCGACCATGGTCGGGATCGCGAACAGCGCGGCGAACGAGCCGAGCCGCTTGGTCACCTCGCTCTCGGCGAGCGA
The genomic region above belongs to Burkholderia plantarii and contains:
- a CDS encoding YciI-like protein encodes the protein MFYLLTYDLVDNYPERRGMYREEHLALAEAATARGELLLGGALADPADCAVLLFTGDTPAAAEAFAAADPYVRNGLVRQWQVRLWNVAAGHYAKL